One region of Pyramidobacter piscolens W5455 genomic DNA includes:
- a CDS encoding DnaB-like helicase N-terminal domain-containing protein, which yields MLPDQMPCSAEAERAVIGTMLLDRSAAEKIAALLTPEDFYNGKNFGVFKTLSARLRSGQPLDGVLLTARGALSQSDFAGFVDSVSSTAAWPNQARLLRELRQRRDAVTAGRRLIRDAFAPDADTAAMFQRAWADLARTTRLTLDDGDGQDGVLDRFEAEVRSWGDKPFARSGVERLDRSIGGGVLPGGIVTLVGGEGTMKTSLALSFAETYLREVGQRVLYLSLDMKPERIALRRLLPLAGMSERRMIAAIREDPDGFREVRQRRAQIDRGRFRLSGGPMELKDVESAVAAQSPGLVIWDFLTATAGFANEMECQRACVEALRAWQTKFPATWLVLSQMSEQSKLGQRQGDFSGKAAGGNNLARVSDTLIELFLDEPPEPNACQLANNVTPPPELIAIVAKCRTGQKGSMWALGYDGPTMSFTGDAQRVRREKQKKAQFRKDF from the coding sequence GTGCTGCCCGATCAGATGCCGTGCAGCGCCGAGGCCGAACGGGCGGTCATCGGCACGATGCTGCTGGACCGAAGCGCGGCCGAAAAGATCGCGGCGCTGCTGACGCCGGAAGATTTTTACAACGGCAAGAATTTCGGCGTCTTCAAGACGTTGTCCGCGCGTCTGCGTTCCGGGCAGCCGCTGGACGGCGTGCTGCTGACGGCTCGGGGCGCGCTGAGCCAATCGGACTTCGCCGGCTTCGTGGACAGCGTATCCAGTACGGCCGCGTGGCCGAATCAGGCGCGTCTGCTGCGCGAGCTGCGTCAGCGCCGCGACGCCGTGACCGCAGGACGCCGGCTGATCAGGGACGCCTTCGCGCCGGACGCGGACACGGCGGCCATGTTCCAGCGCGCCTGGGCGGATCTTGCCCGCACCACGCGCCTGACGCTGGACGACGGCGACGGCCAGGACGGCGTTCTCGACCGCTTCGAGGCGGAGGTGCGCTCGTGGGGCGACAAGCCGTTCGCGCGCAGCGGCGTCGAACGGCTGGACCGCAGCATCGGCGGCGGCGTGCTGCCGGGGGGGATCGTCACGCTGGTCGGCGGCGAGGGCACGATGAAGACCTCGCTGGCGCTGTCGTTCGCGGAGACGTACCTGCGCGAGGTCGGACAGCGCGTGCTGTACCTGTCGCTCGACATGAAGCCGGAGCGGATCGCGCTGCGGCGTCTGCTGCCGCTGGCGGGCATGAGCGAACGGCGCATGATCGCGGCGATCCGCGAGGATCCGGACGGCTTTCGGGAGGTCCGTCAGCGGCGCGCGCAGATCGACCGCGGACGTTTCCGCCTGTCGGGCGGGCCGATGGAGCTGAAGGACGTGGAGAGCGCGGTGGCCGCGCAGTCGCCGGGGCTGGTGATATGGGATTTTCTGACGGCGACGGCCGGCTTCGCGAACGAGATGGAGTGTCAGCGCGCCTGCGTGGAGGCGCTGCGCGCGTGGCAGACGAAGTTTCCGGCGACGTGGCTGGTCTTGTCGCAGATGTCGGAGCAGTCCAAGCTCGGCCAGCGGCAGGGCGACTTTTCGGGCAAGGCGGCGGGCGGCAACAATCTGGCGCGCGTGAGCGACACGCTGATCGAGCTGTTCCTCGACGAGCCGCCGGAGCCGAACGCCTGCCAGCTGGCCAACAACGTCACGCCGCCGCCGGAGCTGATCGCCATCGTGGCGAAATGCCGCACCGGGCAAAAAGGCTCGATGTGGGCGCTGGGCTACGACGGCCCGACCATGTCGTTCACGGGAGACGCGCAGCGCGTGCGCCGCGAGAAGCAGAAAAAAGCGCAGTTCAGGAAAGACTTCTGA
- a CDS encoding type II toxin-antitoxin system YafQ family toxin: MLEINTSAQFRRDVKRIKKQGLDTAPLKEAIALLAGELPLPRQARDHSLGGNWTDYRELHLAPDWLLIYRIDGGVLYLTQTGSHSYLFGK; the protein is encoded by the coding sequence ATGCTGGAGATCAATACCTCGGCGCAGTTTCGCCGCGACGTGAAACGCATCAAGAAACAAGGGCTGGACACCGCACCGCTGAAGGAGGCCATCGCCCTTCTGGCGGGCGAACTGCCCCTGCCCCGGCAGGCGCGTGACCACTCGCTGGGCGGCAACTGGACCGACTACCGGGAACTGCATCTGGCGCCCGACTGGCTGCTGATTTACCGCATCGACGGCGGCGTCCTCTATCTCACCCAGACGGGGAGTCATTCGTATCTGTTCGGCAAATGA
- a CDS encoding type II toxin-antitoxin system RelB/DinJ family antitoxin — MPTADTSIRVRLDGELKERVSSKFDRMGLTLSEGVRLFLVKFDEENRLPFELTVPNARLKKAMADQEADKGNKSYGNADELFRDLGL, encoded by the coding sequence ATGCCTACCGCAGACACTTCGATCCGAGTCCGCCTCGACGGAGAACTCAAAGAGCGCGTTTCCAGCAAGTTCGACCGCATGGGCCTGACTCTTTCCGAGGGCGTGCGCCTGTTTTTGGTGAAATTCGACGAAGAGAACCGCCTCCCCTTCGAGCTGACGGTGCCCAACGCCCGCCTGAAGAAAGCCATGGCCGACCAGGAAGCCGACAAGGGAAACAAAAGCTACGGCAACGCCGACGAGCTTTTCCGCGACCTGGGCTTGTAA
- a CDS encoding type II toxin-antitoxin system HicB family antitoxin — translation MRLTYPACFYPCDETEGAYTVVVPDLPGCVTQGKDLADAIFMAEDAAAGWVLDELEDGKTAPAPSRPEDVKADEYENGFVSLLALDMDAYAEKYGKKAVRKNLTIPAWLNTSAEAQGVNFSQVLQEALEARLTAN, via the coding sequence ATGAGACTCACCTATCCTGCCTGCTTCTACCCCTGCGATGAGACCGAAGGCGCCTATACCGTCGTCGTTCCCGACCTGCCCGGCTGCGTTACCCAAGGTAAGGATCTTGCCGACGCCATTTTTATGGCGGAAGACGCCGCGGCCGGCTGGGTGCTCGACGAGCTCGAAGACGGCAAAACCGCTCCCGCTCCCAGCCGTCCGGAAGACGTGAAAGCCGACGAATACGAGAACGGCTTTGTCAGCCTGCTTGCGCTCGACATGGACGCATACGCCGAAAAGTACGGCAAGAAAGCCGTTCGCAAAAACCTGACGATCCCCGCGTGGCTGAACACCTCCGCCGAGGCGCAGGGAGTCAACTTCTCCCAAGTGCTTCAGGAAGCCCTCGAAGCTCGGCTTACCGCCAATTAA
- a CDS encoding type II toxin-antitoxin system HicA family toxin, with product MKFKELEKILLADGWRRKNSRGSHFHYVHPTKPGKVTIPNHPGDLDPKTAKSALRQAGL from the coding sequence ATGAAGTTCAAGGAACTGGAAAAGATCCTTTTGGCGGACGGGTGGAGACGAAAGAATTCGAGAGGTTCGCATTTCCATTATGTCCACCCGACCAAACCGGGAAAGGTAACGATTCCCAATCACCCCGGCGACCTCGATCCGAAAACGGCAAAATCAGCGTTGAGACAAGCCGGGCTGTAG